From the genome of Virgibacillus proomii, one region includes:
- a CDS encoding TatD family hydrolase → MQGKIIDAHIHLDMYTKDEQNQILIDLEQEKITAVISVSNHLASSIANLRLAEQYEKIYPAFGFHPEQELPSEEELEELIQFIQQYKDQAIAIGEVGLPYYMRQKAVKMNIEPYLELLEVFIKLSKQWDKPISLHAVYEDADLVCDLLEKHSIDKAHFHWFKGSYQTIERMIQNGYFISITPDICYEKEIQQLVKEYPLTHIMVETDGPWPFTGPFANQLTSPVMIHDTIIKIAQIKKQSIANVYEQIFTTTKQFFAL, encoded by the coding sequence ATGCAAGGAAAAATTATTGATGCGCATATTCATTTAGACATGTATACGAAGGACGAGCAAAATCAAATCTTAATCGACTTGGAGCAAGAAAAAATTACGGCTGTCATCTCTGTATCTAACCATTTAGCTTCATCCATTGCAAATTTGCGGCTAGCCGAACAATATGAAAAAATTTATCCGGCATTTGGATTTCATCCGGAGCAGGAACTGCCATCTGAAGAGGAACTTGAAGAATTAATCCAGTTTATTCAACAATATAAGGATCAAGCAATCGCCATAGGGGAAGTTGGTTTACCTTACTATATGCGCCAGAAAGCAGTAAAAATGAACATAGAGCCCTATTTAGAGCTGCTGGAAGTCTTTATAAAGCTTAGTAAACAATGGGATAAACCGATTAGCTTACATGCTGTCTATGAGGATGCTGATTTAGTCTGTGACCTGTTGGAAAAGCACTCTATAGATAAAGCGCATTTTCATTGGTTTAAAGGTAGTTATCAAACGATAGAACGCATGATCCAAAATGGCTACTTTATTTCTATCACTCCTGACATATGCTATGAAAAAGAGATTCAACAGCTTGTAAAAGAATATCCTCTTACTCATATAATGGTAGAAACAGACGGTCCTTGGCCATTTACTGGACCATTTGCCAATCAATTAACCAGTCCTGTTATGATCCATGATACGATTATAAAAATTGCACAAATAAAAAAGCAGTCGATTGCAAATGTATACGAACAGATTTTTACTACAACGAAGCAGTTTTTTGCGCTATAA
- a CDS encoding ABC transporter ATP-binding protein, translating to MGKLEIERIQKSYGDNQVLADISFTVQDGEFVAILGPSGSGKSTLFRLIGGISTPDAGTIRLNHKDITGLRGFISYMPQASSLLPWRTVLKNVMLGKEIVDSKTNEEQALEMIARAGLAGYEYAYPHQLSGGMKQRVSFLRSMLSPQPIICLDEPFSALDEWTRLEMQKWLLSIWEQYQRSILFVTHHIEEALFLADRIIVLSEKPALVKKEVFIPFERPRSEDIVLSKAFLEYKKMIYHELRGS from the coding sequence ATGGGTAAATTAGAAATTGAAAGGATTCAAAAATCATATGGCGATAATCAAGTATTAGCCGACATTTCCTTTACCGTCCAAGATGGAGAATTTGTCGCTATCCTAGGGCCATCTGGAAGCGGGAAAAGTACATTGTTTCGTCTAATAGGCGGAATTAGTACACCAGATGCCGGTACCATTCGCCTCAATCATAAAGATATAACAGGTTTACGCGGCTTTATTAGCTATATGCCACAGGCTAGTTCACTTCTGCCTTGGCGGACGGTCTTAAAAAATGTCATGCTTGGAAAAGAAATTGTAGATAGTAAAACGAATGAAGAGCAAGCATTAGAAATGATTGCTCGTGCTGGGCTGGCAGGCTATGAGTATGCTTACCCACATCAATTATCAGGTGGGATGAAACAACGGGTTTCTTTTCTTCGCAGCATGCTTAGCCCACAGCCAATTATTTGCTTAGATGAACCATTTTCGGCACTAGATGAATGGACAAGACTGGAAATGCAAAAGTGGTTGTTATCGATATGGGAACAGTATCAGCGTTCGATTTTGTTTGTGACTCATCATATTGAAGAAGCGCTGTTTTTAGCTGATCGAATTATCGTTTTGTCAGAAAAACCAGCGCTAGTGAAGAAGGAAGTTTTTATCCCCTTTGAACGACCTCGGTCAGAAGACATTGTATTAAGTAAAGCATTTTTAGAGTATAAGAAAATGATTTATCATGAATTGAGGGGATCATAA